Proteins encoded by one window of Anderseniella sp. Alg231-50:
- the bhcA gene encoding L-aspartate--glyoxylate aminotransferase BhcA — protein sequence MTGQNPVFIPGPTNIPDRLRYAMSIQSMDHRAPDFVELLSPVLADLKKVFKTRTGQVISFPGSGTGGWEAAITNTLSPGDKVLVARFGMFSHRWIDLCQRHNLDVEVIECEWGTGAPADLYGQRLAADKDHQIKAVLVTHNETATGVRSDIGAVRKAMDETDHPAMLYVDCVSSLASMDFRMDEWGVDLAVSGSQKGFMLATGMAIVGVSQKALAACETATCPRCYFDFRDMAGANAKGGYPYTPPLQIMYGLRESLDMLFEEGLDNVFARHYRIAEGVREAVRAWGLRLCAKSPDLYSDTVSAVYVPDGFDSNVLTDHAFDVYGVSFGIGLGEMANRAFRIGHLGSMTDVMALSGIAAIEMAMKDLDYPIEPGAGVAAAQNYYRATARRPQLQAA from the coding sequence AGAACCCCGTCTTCATACCAGGTCCGACCAACATACCGGATCGTTTGCGCTATGCCATGAGCATACAGTCGATGGATCATCGCGCGCCTGATTTTGTAGAACTGCTATCGCCGGTCCTAGCGGATCTGAAGAAGGTTTTCAAAACCCGGACAGGCCAGGTGATTTCGTTTCCCGGCAGCGGTACCGGCGGCTGGGAGGCGGCGATCACCAACACCCTGTCTCCCGGGGACAAGGTGCTTGTCGCCCGCTTCGGGATGTTTTCTCATCGCTGGATAGACCTGTGCCAACGCCACAATCTCGATGTCGAGGTGATCGAATGTGAGTGGGGCACCGGCGCCCCCGCCGACCTTTACGGCCAGCGTCTGGCTGCGGATAAGGATCACCAGATCAAGGCGGTCCTTGTTACCCACAATGAAACTGCAACCGGTGTACGCAGTGACATTGGCGCTGTCCGCAAGGCGATGGATGAGACTGATCATCCCGCCATGCTGTATGTCGACTGCGTCAGCTCGCTGGCATCCATGGATTTCCGCATGGACGAATGGGGTGTCGATCTCGCCGTCTCCGGTTCGCAGAAGGGCTTCATGCTCGCGACGGGCATGGCCATTGTCGGGGTCAGTCAGAAGGCACTGGCGGCATGTGAGACGGCCACCTGCCCACGCTGCTATTTCGACTTTCGCGACATGGCCGGTGCCAATGCCAAGGGCGGCTATCCCTACACGCCGCCCTTGCAGATCATGTATGGGCTTCGCGAGAGCCTCGACATGCTGTTTGAAGAGGGCCTGGACAATGTTTTTGCCCGCCACTACCGGATTGCCGAAGGGGTGCGTGAAGCGGTCAGGGCATGGGGTTTGCGCTTGTGCGCAAAGAGCCCGGACCTGTATTCGGACACGGTCAGTGCGGTTTACGTTCCCGACGGGTTTGACAGCAATGTGCTCACCGACCATGCGTTCGACGTCTACGGCGTGTCGTTTGGTATCGGACTTGGTGAAATGGCCAACAGGGCGTTTCGCATCGGCCACCTTGGCTCGATGACCGATGTCATGGCATTGTCAGGGATCGCTGCAATCGAAATGGCGATGAAAGACCTGGATTACCCGATTGAACCGGGCGCTGGTGTCGCGGCCGCGCAGAACTACTACCGTGCAACCGCCCGCCGCCCGCAACTGCAAGCTGCGTGA